In the Brevundimonas mediterranea genome, TTGTTGCGGCGCAATCTCGGGATTTCCGCATGCCTTCCGGTCTGATCGCCCTGCTCGATGATGTGGCGGGGATCGCCAAGATGGCGGCGGCGTCGATCGACGACGTCGGGGCGGCGGCGGGCAAGGCCTCGACCAAGGCCGCCGGGGTCGTGGTGGACGATGCGGCGGTGACGCCGCGCTATGTCACCGGCCTGTCGCCCAGCCGCGAACTGCCGATCATCGGCAAGATCGCCCTGGGGTCGTTCCGTAACAAGCTGATCTTCATCCTGCCGGCCGCCCTTCTGTTGAGCGCCTTCGCTCCCTGGGCCATCACGCCGCTGCTGATGTGCGGCGGGGCCTATCTCTGTTTCGAAGGGGCGGAGAAGTTGATGGAGGCCTTCGGGCACGGCGGCCACGCTGACGCCGCCCCGGTCGTGGGCGACCCGGCGACCCTGGAGAAGACGACGGTGGCGGGGGCGGTTCGGACCGACCTGATCCTGTCGGCCGAGATCATGGCCATCGCCCTGGCCGACGTCTCCGCCCAGCCGATCCTCACCCAGGCGGCGGTTCTGGCCGTGGTCGGGATCGCGATGACGGTCGCGGTCTATGGGGCTGTCGGCCTGATCGTGAAGATGGACGACATCGGCCTGCATCTGGCCGAGCGCCCCAACGGCGGAGTGCGCGCCCTGGGCCGCGGCCTGGTCAAGGGGATGCCGGTGGTGATGGACGCCCTGTCGGCCATCGGCACGGCCGCCATGTTGTGGGTCGGCGGCGGCATTCTGGTTCACGGAACCCATAAGCTGGGCCTGCACTGGCCGGCCGAACCGCTTGAGCATCTGGCCCATGCGGTCGGGGCCGCGACCGGTCCGCTTCATGGGATCGTCAGCTGGTTCGTGACGGCCCTGGGGTCGGCGATCATCGGCGTGATCGTCGGCGGCCTGATCGCCGTGCTGGTCCATCAACTGGGCCGGCTGCGGGCCAAGCCCGCGCACTAAATCTCCCAGGGCCGTAGCTGTCACGCTGTTGCAATCCCGGCCCGCTAGACCCCCACGCCTGTCTCCGGAGTAAGCTCATGTCCCTGTCGCGCACCGCCCTCGCGGCCCTGGCCGCTGTTTCGCTTGTCGGCGCCGCCGTTCCAGCGATGGCGCGACAGAGCCAGACGCCGACCCCGGCTCCACAGGCCTCCGTTGCGGCCCTGACGCCTCCGAAGCTGATCGTCACCATCGTGGTGGACCAGTTCAGCGCCAATCTGTTCGACCAGTACCGCGGCCGCTACACGGGCGGCCTGCGCCGGATGGCGGACCAGGGGCTGGTGTCGATCAACGGCTATCAGACCCACGGCCTGACCGAGACCTGCCCCGGCCACTCGACGGTTCTGACCGGCATGCATCCGACCGAGACCGGAATCCCGGCCAACGACTGGATCGACGGCAAGACCGGCAAGGAAGTCTATTGCCTGGCCGCGCCCGCCAACCACCTGGCGAACGGACGCGACGACGTCGACAACGGCCCGGTCGGCCCAGAACAACTGCACGCCACGACCCTGGGCGACTGGCTGAAGGTCGTCAGCCCGCAAAGCAAGGTCTTCGCCGTCTCGGGCAAGGACCGGGGCGCGATCAACCTGGCCGGCCATCAGGGTCAGGCCTTCTGGTTCACCGAGGGCTTCGGCCTGACCACCTATGTCGAGCCGGGCGAGACGGCGCAGGCCAAGCTGGCGCCCGTGGCGGACTTCAATCGCGACTTCCGCCTGGGCATGAGCTTGGCGCCGGTCGCCTGGAACTACACGAATGACCAGTGCCGGGCGCTGGCCAGGGACTGGACCATTCGCGGCCAGACCTTCCATTCGACCCTGCCGCCGGCGGGGCTGAAGTTCGACACCTCGCCCCTGCTGGACGAGCAGACGCTGAAGGCCGCTGAATACCTGCTGGACACCCAGAAGCTGGGCCAGGGCGCGACGACCGACATGCTGGGCGTCAGCCTGTCGGCGACGGACCGGATCGGCCACATGTACGGCACCCAGGGGCCGGAGATGTGCGAGCAGATGCACCGGCTGGACGCGGCCCTGGGCGAGTTCCTGGACCGGCTGGCCCAGGTTCCCGGCGGCGCCCTGGTGGTGCTGACGGCGGACCATGGCGGTTCGGACTTCGTCGAGCGGCTGCACGACCACGGCTATCCCCACGCGCGCCGCGCCGACCTGTCGGAGATCCAGGGCGTGAACGACGCGCTGAAGGCCCGCTTCAATCTGGACGCCGATCCGCTTCAGGCGGGCGGCAGCGGCCTGATGGTCGCAGACGCCCAGCATCGGTCGCTGCCCGATCCGCTGCGCACCCAGGTGGCCGAGGCCGCCGTCGAACTGCTGCGCGCGCTGCCGGACGTCGGTTTCGCCGAAACGCGCGACCGTCTGCTGGCTGAACCCCTGCCGGACAGCCGCGAGCCCGAGATGATGAGCCTGCGCGAGCGGATGCGTCTGTCCACCGTGGCCGAGCGGTCGCCCGACATCCAGTTTTCCTTCGCCCAGAACGTCGTTGCAGGCGGCCGCGTCGGCAGCACCCTGGCCGGCCACGGCAGCCCGTTTGAATATGACCGCCGCGTGCCGATCATCTTCTGGTGGCCCGGCGCGACCGGCGAAGAGCGCTTCCTGCCGATCCGCACCATCGACATCGCCCCCACCCTGGCGCATGTGATCGGGGTGCCGGCGCCCAAGGTCGAGGGGCGCTGTATCGACCTGAACGGCTTCGCCGTGGCCGACTGCCCGGCGACGGAGGCCAGCCCGGCGCGATAAACTCCTGTTTCGCGTCGTAAACTCGTGTTTCCCAGCGGGGGCGTGACCTTACGTCGGGGACGTTTCATCGGCAGAAGGGGACAAATCGTCCAACCGTCCCTTTTCGGGGCGTGATTTGGGCGGCCTCGGAAGCGAACAGGAAACGTCCCCATGAACAGAGCCCGCCGCGCCCGCATCGTCGCGACCCTGGGTCCCGCGAGCCGCGCCCCCGGCACGGTCAAGGCCCTGGCCCAGGCGGGGGTGGACGTCTTCCGCCTGAACTTCAGCCACGGCACGCACGAGGACCACGCCGCCGCCCTGAAGGCCGTGCGTGGGGCCGAGATGGCGCTGCAGCGTCCGCTGGGCGTTCTGGCCGACCTGCAGGGCCCCAAGCTGCGGCTGGGCCGGTTCAAGGATGTCGAGATCGCCGTCAAGCCGGGCCACAAGATGCGGTTCGACCTGGACCCGACGCCCGGCGACGAGACCCGGGTGCAGATGCCGCACCCCGAGATCTTCAAGGCCCTGCGCACCGGCATGCTGCTGTTGCTGGACGACGGCCGGGTGCGGCTACGGGTCAACGACCGGACCGACGACTGGGCCGATGTGACGGTCGAGAGCGGCACGAAACTGTCGGACCGCAAGGGCGTGGCCGTGCCTGAGGCCGTCATCCCCGTCTCGGCCCTGACCCCCAAGGACCGCGAGGACCTGGCCTTCGCCCTGCGTCAGGGCGTGGACTGGGTGGCCCTCAGCTTCGTGCAGAAGCCCGAGGACATGGCCGAGCTGAAGCGGATCGTGAACGGTCAGGCGGCCTGCCTGGCCAAGATCGAGAAGCCGGCGGCCCTGGCCGATCTGGAGGCCATCCTCGACTACTGCGACGGGGTCATGGTGGCGCGCGGCGACCTGGGCGTCGAACTGGACCCCGAGGACGTGCCGGTGGCGCAGAAGCAGATCGTCCGTGCGGCGCGTAATCGCGGCGTGCCGGTGATCGTGGCGACCCAGATGCTGGAGTCGATGACCAGCGCCCCGTCGCCCACCCGCGCCGAGGCCACCGACGTCGCCAATGCGGTCTATGAAGGCGCGGACGCCCTGATGCTGTCGGCCGAGACGGCGTCGGGCGACTATCCGCTGGAATCGGTCGAGATCATGAGCCGGATCATCGAACGGGTCGAACGCGATCCGATGTGGCCCAAGCTGATGGGCGCCGAACACGCCGGCATGGACGAACATGACGTCGACGCCCTGGTCGGGGCGGCGGCCATGGCGGCCAGCGCGCCGTCCACCGGTTGTCTGGTGGTCTTCACCACCCTGGGTGGCACGGCCCGGCGGATGGCGCGTGAGCGGCCGCTGAAGCCGATCCTGGTGCTGACGCCCAATCCGAATACGGCCCGTCGGCTGGCCCTGGTCTGGGGGCTGGAGCCGCGCCTGGGCGACCAGCCCGATTCGCTGGAAGCCGTCACCGACGACGCCGTGGAAGGGGCGGTCCGATACGGTTTGGCCGAGCCCGGCCAACGCATCCTGATCCTGGCCGGCACGCCCTTCGGGGCGCCCGGGGCCGCCAATCTGCTGCGTCTCGCCCATGCGCCGGCGACCAAGGCCAAGGGGCGCAAGAAGGGCTGAGGGGGCTTTTTCGGAAGGCTGGCGCGGGCGAACTATAACGCTACTGTGCGCTGATGAATCGGCGGCCCGAATGATCAAATACATCGGCTCCAAGCGCGCCCTGCTGGGGCATGTGACCGGCGTGGTCGCGGGCCTTCTGCCGCAGGGCGGCCAGGTCTGCGACCTGTTTTCCGGCACGGCCCGCGTGGGTCACGCCCTGAAGAAGCAGGGGTTCCAGGTCTGGTCCAACGACCACAACGCCTATGCGCACATCCTGGCGACGGCCTATGTCCAGGCGGATCGCGAGCGCTGGGTCGAGCGGGCGGAGACGGTGCTGGGCGAGTTGCGGGCGGTCACGCCCCAGGCCGGCTGGTTCACCCAGGCCTTCTGCCACGACGCCCGGTATTTTCACCCGGACAATGGCGCGCGCATCGACGCCATGCGCGACCGGATCGAGGCCATGGGTCTGGAGCCCGAACTGAAGGCCGTCGCCCTGGTCAGCCTGATGGAGGCGGCCGACCGGGTGGATTCCACCGCCGGGGTTCAGATGGCCTATATGAAACAGTGGGCCCCGCGCGCGCTGAAGCCGCTTGAACTGCGCATGCCCGATATCCTGCCTTCAGTGGGCGGCGTCTGTCGCGCGACCCAGGGGGATGCGGTCGAAATGGCTGAACAGGTGGAGGCGGACCTCGTCTATCTCGACCCGCCCTATAACCAGCACTCCTATCTGGGCAATTACCATTGCTGGGAAAGCCTGGTCCTGTGGGACCGGCCGGAAACCTACGGCGTCGCCAACAAGCGGGTGGACGTGAGGACGCGCAAGAGCGCCTTCAACAGCCGGCCCGGCATCGGCCCGGCCCTGCGGTCCGTGATCGAACGGTTGCGCGCCCCCAACCTGATCGTCAGTTTCAAC is a window encoding:
- a CDS encoding DNA adenine methylase, coding for MIKYIGSKRALLGHVTGVVAGLLPQGGQVCDLFSGTARVGHALKKQGFQVWSNDHNAYAHILATAYVQADRERWVERAETVLGELRAVTPQAGWFTQAFCHDARYFHPDNGARIDAMRDRIEAMGLEPELKAVALVSLMEAADRVDSTAGVQMAYMKQWAPRALKPLELRMPDILPSVGGVCRATQGDAVEMAEQVEADLVYLDPPYNQHSYLGNYHCWESLVLWDRPETYGVANKRVDVRTRKSAFNSRPGIGPALRSVIERLRAPNLIVSFNDEGYLSRADLVEMLSSRGHVQVVEIAHPRYVGARIGIHNPKGVKVGQVGRLKNVEHLFVVTDRPVELPVAA
- the pyk gene encoding pyruvate kinase, with the translated sequence MNRARRARIVATLGPASRAPGTVKALAQAGVDVFRLNFSHGTHEDHAAALKAVRGAEMALQRPLGVLADLQGPKLRLGRFKDVEIAVKPGHKMRFDLDPTPGDETRVQMPHPEIFKALRTGMLLLLDDGRVRLRVNDRTDDWADVTVESGTKLSDRKGVAVPEAVIPVSALTPKDREDLAFALRQGVDWVALSFVQKPEDMAELKRIVNGQAACLAKIEKPAALADLEAILDYCDGVMVARGDLGVELDPEDVPVAQKQIVRAARNRGVPVIVATQMLESMTSAPSPTRAEATDVANAVYEGADALMLSAETASGDYPLESVEIMSRIIERVERDPMWPKLMGAEHAGMDEHDVDALVGAAAMAASAPSTGCLVVFTTLGGTARRMARERPLKPILVLTPNPNTARRLALVWGLEPRLGDQPDSLEAVTDDAVEGAVRYGLAEPGQRILILAGTPFGAPGAANLLRLAHAPATKAKGRKKG
- a CDS encoding alkaline phosphatase family protein, encoding MSLSRTALAALAAVSLVGAAVPAMARQSQTPTPAPQASVAALTPPKLIVTIVVDQFSANLFDQYRGRYTGGLRRMADQGLVSINGYQTHGLTETCPGHSTVLTGMHPTETGIPANDWIDGKTGKEVYCLAAPANHLANGRDDVDNGPVGPEQLHATTLGDWLKVVSPQSKVFAVSGKDRGAINLAGHQGQAFWFTEGFGLTTYVEPGETAQAKLAPVADFNRDFRLGMSLAPVAWNYTNDQCRALARDWTIRGQTFHSTLPPAGLKFDTSPLLDEQTLKAAEYLLDTQKLGQGATTDMLGVSLSATDRIGHMYGTQGPEMCEQMHRLDAALGEFLDRLAQVPGGALVVLTADHGGSDFVERLHDHGYPHARRADLSEIQGVNDALKARFNLDADPLQAGGSGLMVADAQHRSLPDPLRTQVAEAAVELLRALPDVGFAETRDRLLAEPLPDSREPEMMSLRERMRLSTVAERSPDIQFSFAQNVVAGGRVGSTLAGHGSPFEYDRRVPIIFWWPGATGEERFLPIRTIDIAPTLAHVIGVPAPKVEGRCIDLNGFAVADCPATEASPAR
- a CDS encoding DUF808 domain-containing protein; protein product: MPSGLIALLDDVAGIAKMAAASIDDVGAAAGKASTKAAGVVVDDAAVTPRYVTGLSPSRELPIIGKIALGSFRNKLIFILPAALLLSAFAPWAITPLLMCGGAYLCFEGAEKLMEAFGHGGHADAAPVVGDPATLEKTTVAGAVRTDLILSAEIMAIALADVSAQPILTQAAVLAVVGIAMTVAVYGAVGLIVKMDDIGLHLAERPNGGVRALGRGLVKGMPVVMDALSAIGTAAMLWVGGGILVHGTHKLGLHWPAEPLEHLAHAVGAATGPLHGIVSWFVTALGSAIIGVIVGGLIAVLVHQLGRLRAKPAH